DNA sequence from the Nicotiana tomentosiformis chromosome 3, ASM39032v3, whole genome shotgun sequence genome:
TGTCAATTTCACAAACACATCAAGCACACGTACAGGAGTATTAACAACAATGTTCTACTATTAGTGTGACTATGATCAGTAATGGCAGAAGCATTGGCGGCATTAGCTACCATTGGACGTAAGATTCCTATATCATAAACTGGCGTCATATCAGGCTTGAACAACCCAAAGTTTCTTTCACAAGTTGGCCCTGATTTTAAATCCTCATTGAAAAGTGCAAAAATGTACGTTTCAAATGTCCTGTTAGGCATTTGTGGTGTCCCAACTCCAGACATCACGTGTTGCATGAGCTTTCTGTTGTATTCAGCCGCGCTTTCAGCGTCTACTCCAACTTGCCCTGAATCTCCTTTCGATGGCCACCCAGTTTCTGCAATAACAATCTCTATATCTTCAAAATCCAGGAGCTTCAGGGCCGAGTAGACGGCGTCTAACTGTGCATCCAACATGTTCATGTAGGTGAGTCGTGTGTTTTCGTCGAACACTCCTGGATTAGGCCTGAAGAGTGCATAATCTAGTGTGTTTTCAGAAGAACCAAAAAATGGGTAGGGGTTTATCATAAATGGTGATTTAGTAGCTCTGAGGAAGCTAAGCAATGGCTTGAGAACATGGGTATCATATCCTTGTCTAAATTTCCCAGTGGAAGGTGGGCTTGAACTTGCGAGTATGCCAAGGGAATGTGGCGTAGAAATTTGGATGTGACGGTCCAAGGATCTTTCAACAAGGGCAGCGTGGAGTGTTTCCGTAGCAGGAACTAGGTTCCCAATAAGTAACTTGTTGGCAGTTGAAATTACTTCATTGCCAACAAGTATTCTTACTATGTTGGTGGCAGGGATGTGAGGCAGGACGTTAATTTCCACCCATTGTCGGGCAAAACTTAACTTGGTAAGGTGTGGAATTAAGTCGTTGGGGAAGTTTACAGTCACTGCAATACCAGTGTGAGCAAACGCTTTCAAGATTTCTGGATTGGCATCAAAGAGTCTCACGCGACGGATAAAGGTGGATTCAAGGAGGAAGCGCGCGACTTGGACTGGTGGAGGAAGGTCGTCAGCAACTGTGCCATAATCGATAccaattgttccttcaactcctatTACAAAAAAGAGAAGCTCTAATTATATCCACTGACAGTGTATATAAAGCACATGTTATGAACTCAGTGGCATGCATTTGAATGCTTTGAGTTGATAACCAAAAGGACTTGCTTACCTTGAATTAAAATTGGTGTAAGGAGGAAAAGCAATGCGCCGAGAAGATGAACTAAGGGTGAGTATAAGACCTTCGCCATTACTGCGCTTGGTTGTTGCAGGTTGCTGCAAATATGTCCGCATGTCAGCAGCTTGGCTGAAGAAAGGCACCTGTGCTAGATGCTTTCCTTTGGAAATTGGCATTCAGAATGATGTTATGGGTTGTCAAGTGCGGAAAGGTATATTCATAGACCAAGTACTACAAGAGGGGAATCTCTTCTTTTACGCTTTGGCAAATATGGATATGAGATACACCCCTTAGATCTTACCATAGGAATATGCTAGTTCTTGTATTAGAACTTTCCTACTCTTCTATCAAATGTTCttccttcctttttctttttggtcTTTTCACATCAAAGACGAGCCTTGATAAAGGAAGTGAAAAAGAGAAAACAAGGGAAATTATTACTTGCTTTTTTAAAGCTTTTACCAGTATTATTTCGAACACTTTAACTCTCAGTTAAATGTTAATGTCAAAAAAATAACATTGACAGAACAAGGCAAAGGAAAACAGAAAGTAGGGGGAATAGTCAAATTTAAAGCTTTTGACATGATTATTTTGGAACTTCAAACTTGTCTATCCCGAGTTTAGATACCTCAGTTTTTTGAAATTAGACATGATATTCCATATTATACCTCTGATAGTCCCCCAACCACGTTGCCTGATGCATATTTCTTATCcacaaacaacaataacaaatcaCTGGTCGAGGCGTCGAGCAAATTACAGAGTATGATTTGCTTCTAGAAAATCAACTTAAGTCCATCAGTTTTAACATGTGAAGCTCAACCAAAGTATCATGTACAAACAGTGTAAATTAATGAACTTCAAATTAAAAGAGAAGAGCTGACTCCTAGTTGCCTTTACCAGCACAACTCACCCTCTTTGCTATACCAAAATGACAAATATATGAGTATAGCTTACATTCAATTATTCCAGGGATCATGGAAGATGATTCAAGTACAAGAAAACTGGACAATAGCATACAGACAACGGTTATCTACATCCCAAGTTAACTCTCCCTTCTTCGTTAATAGTTTTATTTAGACATATCTTCTGAAGATCAATGTAGCCAATGATTGTGTCCTCAAAATCTGCATCTTCAAGTTGAGCATCATTAAAGGTAGATCCTGATAGTACAGTGTTCTTAAATGAAGCTCCCTGGAGGTTGGCTTTCTCAAAGTTCACTCGATCTAGAACAGCATTCGAAAAGTCTGTCCCTGTAAATAGTGACGAGTCAGATTCCCAACCTTGAAAAAGAtgtaatttcttcaaataaggcATACAAGTTTGAAAGCTTCCGCCATTCTTTAGACCCTTCCAGCGAGACATAATGGTATGATAATTGTCAAACTTTGCCCACGGCTACTGTAGAAAATCACAGAAAGCCTTGGAGGACAATACTACTATGATTTTCGAAAACATATATAAAAACATATAtaccccaaatgtaaatgctgcAGCTTTTATTGGTTTTACTTCAGTAAAGAGGCAGAAAGAAagctagaaaaagaaaaatatagttaATCTGTCTTTAATTCAGACACGCAATATCCATCTGATGATTATTCTTCTCATCCATAGCTCTTTCGTCAAAATTTCTGGGAGTGAtcaaagaaaatctttttatgGTCCATTTGCAAGTAGTTATGACTATAACAAAGTTATTCTCATTAGTCAGTCAGTGAAGAAATAATGAGAGCAGATATGAGATTCAATGATCAATTTCCATTTCATCTTGCTCAAACACGGAATAGTTGAGAAGTACTCTATCATGGCGCAAGTTACTAAATATTTCCTGCTGTTACAACCAGCCTTGACATTAGAGGCAAATTACAAATTGATGGACATTGTATATGTTATTATAAGCTGGTTAAAAGAcccttgtgatgacccaaaatgtcatctttaaatttaatgattaattatgtgatctaagcattatttaccattactcgacttgcgtgtgcagtccgtaaaaaaaaaatccggaaagttttcaggtgaaaaatggattaaaatgtgaattagatgtttaaaacacaactgagttgactttggtcaacattttgagcaaacggactcggatcagtgttttaacagttccggtaggtccgtatcgtgaattgggacttgggcgtatgcccggaaccaaattccgaggtccctagcccgagatatagaatattgatgaaaaatttaaagtttgagttcaaatagtgaccggatgtcgaattatgtgcaaatgaccccggaatagaattttgatgattccaacagctccgtatggtgattttggacttagaagcgtgatcggaattttatttggaagtccgtagtgaaattaggcttgaaatagctaaaataggaatttaaagtttgaagtttgaccggggagttgactttttgatatcggggtcggaatccagttctgaaaattttcacagctctgtcatgtcatttatgacttgggtgcaaaatttgaggtcaatcggacttgatttgataggtttcgacatcgaatgtagaagttggaaattctaagtttcattaaacttgaattggagcatgattcgtgattttagcgttgtttgatgtgatttgaggtttcaaataagttggtatgatgttttaggacttgttggtgttggggttgaggt
Encoded proteins:
- the LOC104084470 gene encoding glucan endo-1,3-beta-glucosidase, with protein sequence MPISKGKHLAQVPFFSQAADMRTYLQQPATTKRSNGEGLILTLSSSSRRIAFPPYTNFNSRLELLFFVIGVEGTIGIDYGTVADDLPPPVQVARFLLESTFIRRVRLFDANPEILKAFAHTGIAVTVNFPNDLIPHLTKLSFARQWVEINVLPHIPATNIVRILVGNEVISTANKLLIGNLVPATETLHAALVERSLDRHIQISTPHSLGILASSSPPSTGKFRQGYDTHVLKPLLSFLRATKSPFMINPYPFFGSSENTLDYALFRPNPGVFDENTRLTYMNMLDAQLDAVYSALKLLDFEDIEIVIAETGWPSKGDSGQVGVDAESAAEYNRKLMQHVMSGVGTPQMPNRTFETYIFALFNEDLKSGPTCERNFGLFKPDMTPVYDIGILRPMAAPINPITPAPTPGKGKTWCLPKLGTNKEALQRNIDYVCGLGFDCKPIQFRGACFLPNTARAHAAYRNGTSVLATGLANPVALVQT